TAAGGAAATCAGGTCCTTTTGTAATGAAATTGTAAGGGCTCTCATAATCCTTTGTAGCTTTCTTCTCCGTGGTTAACTCCGCAATAAACGTTCCCGCTCCTTTTCGCATCTCCAGATAGCCTTCTGCCTGAAGGAGCTCATAGGATTGAAGGACCACACTTCTGGATACGCCAAGCTGATTGGCTAAAGTTCTAGACGGAGGCAGGGGGTCTCCCCCGCTTAAAGCTCCTGAATGGATAGCATTTCGAACTTGCTCGTAAATTTGACGATTTAACGGGATCTGTCGTTCTTTATCGAGTGTGATCAGCAAATCATGCTTCATAAGAGGTCCTCCCTTTCTGTTCCGACTTTTGTTTTAAAAATACATAGTAAGCATTTTTACGAGTAGTGCTGCGGAAACAGAGCCTAGAATCACGAGGAGCAGCGGAATTTTTCTAATTAATACCAGTATAACAGCGACAGTCCCTGATGCGATACCCACAAGATTAACATCTGGGTCCACCTGAATGATTCCAGGTACCGTTAGCGCACTAAGAACCGCTATGGGCAAATACTCAAGTAGCCCTTGAACTTTGGAAGATTCATTCTTATGTTTCGTAAGCAACAAAGGCACAAAACGAAATAAAAATGTAATAACAGCCATCCCTATAATGATTAATATAGTCATACGGATACCTCTTTCTCCGCTTTGACTCGCGCTCTAAATAAGGAGCCCACTGCCATACCGATTAACATAGCTATTAGGATCGAAGAGTTTCCTAGAAAGGGGTGCAATAGCCATGATGATCCTGCAGCTGATATACATATAGCCATGTTCCGTAAGCTGCCTTTCAATTGTGGTACAACAAGTGCAATTAGCAAGGCATATAATGACGTGTTTAGTGCCGGTAAATATAAAGCTGGAATATAAGAAGCAAGCATTATCCCCAAAGTCGTAGCTATCAGGTTAGCGACATAGGGAGGGATCTGAAGGCCCAGCAGATATGGAAGTTCTAATGGCTGGTTAGTTTTTTCATTCTCCGATTTAGGATTTGGTAACTCTCGGGGGATCATGCTAACAGCATATACCTCTTCTGTTAAACTAAAGCCAATCCAAGTTCTCGCAAGGGTACTTATATTACGATTTAGCTGCCCTCCAAAGGATAAGCTAATAAACAAATATCTTAGGTTAATGATCAGGATAAGCAGTAAAATCACCGGAGCAGCAGCTCCTGCGGCAAGCATTTTCACACCGATAAATTGACTAGCCCCTGCAAATACAAGCGCTGACAATAAGAATACTTCCAGACTACCCAGACCAAGACCCTTACCGACCAATCCAAACGTAAAGCAAGCAGGGATAAACCCTGCAACTATTGCGACAGAATCCTTAAACCCTCGTCTAAACATCATTCTCTGATCATTCATTGGTCTAACTCTCCCATCTCTTTATTCATAGAGAGAGCATACCTGTGTGTCGCTCAGGTGAGAATAACCAGATTGGTGTGTATGTACCATACCAATTTCTGTGCTCATAAAAAAAGACCACCCTCTTAGAGGGCGATCTTTAATGAAGGCTTAAACCTCCAGTGGACTTTCAACAATCTCATTAATTTCCTGTACAATCTGCGATTTAATCTGAGCCACTCGTTCAAAATCTACGGTTGAAGTATAGATTTGCTTTAACGCATTTAGGAATACCTTTGCGTCTGTCAGATGTTGTGTGGATTGTTTCATGGTGCTAGAGTATCGTTCTTTAATGCCTGCTATAGCTTCAGAATATTCTTCATCTGTACCGGGCTGTATACAGCGGGAATACATATCGACGATCTCGTCAGTGGCGCGATCTGGGTAGTATTCATGTGGAGCCGTGCTATCAAAAATAGCAAATTCGAGCTCACGTACAATAATCATATCTAGGCTATTTGGATCGAAGCCACAGTGATAAATTTCAACATCGAAGCCACGCTTTATGCCCTCAGCCGCTATTTTTTTTAACAGTGTAGATTTACCGGAGCCCGCACGTCCTTTAACCAGATATCTTTTTAAGCCTGCGGTTAGATTAGGGACAAAATCCACAGCACCCTTAGGCGTTGCTGCACCTAAAAAACGGTGATCTACCCGGTTGGATTTTTCAAATTTCTGATCTCCGTACAGAAGCTGAATATATTCCTGTGTCAGCTCATCGGCTGCTTGGAAATTCATTTTTGCGATATAAATCGCTTCCCATTCATCATGAATGCGAAGTGCTTCAGCAAAGCCAGCATAAGCCAATTCATGCTCTTGCTTGATGGCTCCGACTAAATTATCAATTTCCAGCTTGTGCTGGCTTAACTGGAACTGATCGGCGGCCTGCTCCAAATCCACGAACACGATGGATTCTTCAGGCAGTTCAGGGTTTATTATACGCGGAGCTGTTCCATCCACAATTGCTACATTTAATTTGGGAATAATCACTCCGTCGAATGAATCATTATCTGACGCAGTGTGGATGAACCAGATCTCAAGGCCTTGTTGATTCAGATGCTCTCCGATTTCTCTAATCAGTTTGGTCTGCCCCGTACCTGGGCCTCCTTTTAAAACATACAGACGAGTTAAATTTTGTAATGACGACTCATAGAGGCTGTAAAAGCCGTGAGCCGTATTGCCGCCAGCAAAGAAATTGAGGATTGTTCCGTTCATAATCGCACACCTTTCCGGGCTAATGTCATGGGTCATATTTCATCGTATTATGGTTCGCTGGGAAAGGTGACACTTGGAGTAAGTTGTATCTTACTTTACGAAACGATCCATAAATCTCTTAATGACAGGGACATCTGGAGGAGATAACTCACTGGGCAATTCTCCATATATTTAAGTTCGCACATGTTAATAATGGGTTTTTGATTAGTGCTCAATCGTGATACTGCCTCCGATAGGTACATTGAATTCTTCAAGTTGATTAATAACTGTATTTCTATATACTTTATCCCCAAAACAGTCCTTAACTATAACATTGTAATTAGTGGGAACTATATTATTAATAATAATAGTATCACGGTAACTACCATTGAATACTACGACATCTTTTCCAGCGATATCTACAATATTAATAGGCGGGAGGAGAAAAACAAATTTCTTATCGGCTCCTTCAACAAGCATTGAGGTGTTGGCTGGATTTAACGGAATACGAAAATTTTTGAATGTCTCCAGATTTTCTTTGTAAAAAGAATTATAGTACTTTATCACTTTTTTGATTTCTTCAGACAACTTAGAGAAATTCACTCCATACGCAGGAACACCGGCCGCAAGCATCTTTATAATCGTACAAGCAACGTCTTCTTTTGTGTCATTTACTGTAAAAGATTGATAATCATTTAATGCATAGGGGGTGTATGACTGGACATGAAGGGTTCGTTGATAATTAGTTTCTAAATCAAATGGCGCATCCCCTGCTCTCATTAGATTGCCATACCTCATATTAAAAAGTGTTCCGTAATTTTGTTTTAACTCAACAATATAGTCAGGATTTTTAACTTTGGTTTTTTCTTCAATGCGCGCAAAAGTTTTTTCAAGTCCTTGAATCATGGATTGAGTATCATGATTGTGATTGGGGTTTTGACATTCAATATCGGGTACCCAATTAAATAAATCATACTTCGCACCATCAAAACCCCATTTATCCATCAGCTTTAAACAAATTTCAGCCATGATTTCACGGCCTTCTGGGCTTTGAAAGCAATAGGAATAATACTGCGGTTCATTAAGATAAGGCTCTCCATTAGCATCGGCAATAAGATAGTTTTTGTTTTCTTGATATGCTTTTGATTTAAGAGCTACCGCGTGAGGTGCACACCAAATAATAAGTCTGGCTCCAATGTCATGGGCTATAGCAACTAATAGATTCATATCGGGTATTTTTTGCGGATCGGGCTCCCAATCACCAATGTCCATATCAATAGAATAGTCACTATCCAAGCCATTACCGTACCATCCGTCATCAATAATAAAATTATTTATACCGAGTTCTACACCTGATTTTATGTTCGATAAAAGCATTTCCGTATTAATATCCTTACTGTCCCAATCGACCCATGAACACCACATAGGTTCCAACGCCTTCTCCAGATACTGCTCTTTAATCGTATACTTTTGACGTTGCTGATCAGCAAAATCGCGTTGAACAAGTAACCAAGGTTTGCTTTCTCCAGCATATGAAGTATAATGAAACACCTTTTCGCTATAGACAGAGGATTTAATGGGATATATATCATTTCCTCTTACAATGTCAAGTATAATATTGCCTGTATGCACATTGAGTGCCCGGTTAGATTCGGGTTCTATGATCATAAATTGGGTTTCAATATTTTGTCCGATCACGCCTACTGCATTTCCCACACTTCCATCATTATTCAAAAACATAAAAAGCGGAATTTTTATATCTCCTATATTTGAAGTGAATTCACGGCTATTTCTCCAAAAATCGATTAAGCTCATATAACGAAGGAACCATCGACCACTGTCAGGTGCTATAACTTTAGAATAGTTGCGCATCTCAAAGGTAAACCGATAACGTATTTCCTTAATCCAGTCTAATGTATCTTTAGTTGAAACCACTATATCATTCTCATCATTTTTTCCTATGTTTATGTTCAAGTATTCATTGTCAAAATCGTATGGTCTACCAAATGATAGATTATCAAACTTAATTTTCCTACCGGATCCTAATGAAACTGTGATGGCATAGCTTTCTTTCATGATTTACTCCTCCTTGTTTTTACTTTCTTTGGTCACTAATATTGCATAAACTCTTAATTGTTTGTACGAGAGAAAATCGATTCAACTTGGTCAATAATTGATGAATAGTTACCATCTGACTTAACACTATTTTGGATGATATTAAATTTAAGAGGTTGATCATAAAAAATAAAAATATTGTCGCCTAATGTGATCGCTTCAAGCATGTCATGAGTTACAACCAATGCAGTGAATTTGCGTTCTTTATGCAGTTCTAGAAATAAATTTTGCATTTCATGTCTGTTTTGGTAGTCTAAAGCTCCGAATGCTTCATCCAATATGATCAAATCAGGACTAGTTAATAGTATCCTTAACAAGGCGATACGTTGGTTCATCCCGCCAGATAATTCATTTGGATAACAATTCTCCACCTCACTAAGTCCTACTTTTGCAAGGTATTCCCGAATTACAGCTTTTGGATCTTCAAAATAATTCCTACATGCAAATAATATATTTTGCATGATTGTTTTCCATGGGAACAGAACATTATTCTGAAACAAAATACCAATTTTACAATTGGGGGCAAGATAGATTTCTCCACCATCATAATTTTCAAAACCCGCAATCATGTTTAGCAGGGTGGTTTTCCCACAACCAGAACTACCAATAATACTGCTAATTTTCCCCTTCTCAATGTACAAATCTAAATTGTCGCAAATAATGACCTTTTCTCCATTAGGACGTGTAAACGTTTTTGATAAGTTTTTTATTTCTACGCAGTTTTTACTGTTATTACACATTGTCATTACCTCTCACATCCGGATAGAAAAGTAATTAACTTTTCTGAGCAGCCATGTAGAGAATGCTCCCAACCCTCCGATAATAAACATACACATCACCACACCGGACATATTTAAAAGTGTATAATTCACCCATGTAAGATACCCGATGCCAGATTGCCCGCTGATCATCTCTGCAACAACTACGCCTAACCAAGAACCACTCATCCCAAGTAATAATCCTGTAAAGATATTAGGAAAGGTAGCAGGGATCATAACTTCAGTAATATAGACCCATCTGGTAACATGAAATGATTTTGAAATCTTGATGTAGTTTTCGTTTATATTCCCTAATCCTTCAACGGAATTGATAAGTATCGGAAAGAAAGCTCCAATAAATGTGATAAAAAGCATACTGGAATTGATGGACTGGAAAAGGACAATTGATATTGGAACCCAAGCAACATTTGGTATAGGTCGGATAAATTCAAAAACCGGATAGATATAATGACGCACAAGTCGGTTTTCGGTAATCAATATCGCGAAAGGAATGGCTAAAATAACAGCACAGATAAATCCAGAGTATACTCTTCCTAGTGTGATTAATATATTTCCGTAAATCTCTAAATCAGAGAATACGGATACGCATTCATGAATGATATCTTGAATACTAGGTATGTAGGAAAAGGTTACAAGGAACTTCCAATCAATGATTTTTAGGACAGATATGATTAGAAGAAAAATTGCGAATGATGCCAAAATTCTAAATAAATTGACTAAGAAGCTAACATTTCTTTCACTTCTATAATTCATATCAATTTTTCCCCTTCACGGTATTTAAATAGGCTTCAACCGGGAAATCTTTTAGTAATCCTAATTCATATAGAAATTCATAATTATTTTTGAGCGTATCTCTATTTGAGGAGGTAATCTCCATCTCCCAGTCAATGTTTTTTAAGACGCTAGCGATGACTTCGGGTGGAAAACCGCTTTCTCGACTGATGATTGAAACGCTTTCATCAGGATTTTTTCTTAAAAACTCATGTGATTCTTTGATACTCTCCAAAAATAATGAAGTATAATCACTGTTTTTTTTCGCCCAGTCGTCGTCAATCATAATTCCTGCCAAATAATCATTTCCCGTCACTTCTCCATCAATCAATTTAATCATTTGGTCATTTTGCATCAAATAAGATGGATATGGCTCCCATGCGGCCAATGCCTCAATTTTACCTGTTGTGATCATATTGTAAGCCGTTGGTATATCTTGATTGATGATCTCTACTTTATCTAGCAAATCATTTTGCGAGAGAATATCTAATAGCATTTTATGTGTACTTGAAGCTATCGGTACTGATACGGTTCTACCCACCAAGTCAAAAATATCGTTTATTCCTGAATCTTGACTGACAAGTATGCTTTGGTTTTTTCCACCTACCCCCTTTCCATCTATAGCGAGTAGTCTGGAGTTATACTCTTCGTGTAAGTAGCCATTATATAGATTTATGATACTGGGCATGTCGCCCATATATCCGATTTGGTATTTATGAGCCAACATGTTGTTGTTAATAACAGAGCCTGAAACCTCGTCATGCCATTGTATATTAAAATCTATATATGGGTATCTGACCTTTAATTTTCTTTCAAATAATTGTTGCTCTTTAATAATTAGTGCCCCCCAGGTCTGAGCAGTTATACTTTGAAACCCGATGTCTATAGTCACTTTTCCATTTGACGAGGGAGTTATAAAAACGGAAGCAGCTAAAGTAACCATAACTAAAACAGCACATATTGAAAAAAATTTATGTTTTCTTGCGTGTTTCTCCCTCACACATCCACCTTCCCCCTTGACTGTAAAGCACTAATACAAACCATTAATTCTTTGTTTTTTCAACATAAGTCCGCATCCTGTTACATTTAATAAGATAATAGATGTAAACTAAAAAATAGAGTCTGCAGTTTGTAAGTCTGATTAATGACCTTTCAACTGGTGAGAACTCGCTCTTCACGATATACTTTTTGTTTTTAAATAAGTATTTTTTCGACTTTAGTTTGTATACATTTTTCAACCCACCCCAAATCCCTGCTGGGTTTGTATAGTGTGTCTCATTGCGAATGGATCTAAATAATTTGAGATACAAATAGGTTGTTAGTCTATCCATATATTCGCTATCATCAGTAAAAAAATTACAGGAAAACTCCCTTTTGGCTTCATACACATCAATAATATTTTCCCAGTAATTTTCCCAGTATATGGTCCGTTTGCTCAGCGAGTTTGGAGCTAACCGATTGTAGTTGTATAATGGATCAGCGATAACATATATAGATTTAGCCCGGGATAGTGCCTGTATGACAATAATTTCATCTTCATGCATGCAAATATCCTTATAAAATTTGATGTTTCTAAGTATACTTTTTCTAAAAAAACTACACCATACATAGCCCGTTGTTATAAGATTATCTGTCTTCAAGTCTCCATATAACGGTAATATATAACAATCGTGTATATCATTTTTTGTATATAAACCTTCATCAATTGGCAAGTTGCAAATCCTGGCTATACCATCATTTCTGTGACGATAGGCGGAACAAAATACGATATCAGCATTGTTCTTCGAGGCTGCATTATACAATAATTCCATCATATTTGGTTCGCACCAGTCGTCAGCATCAATGTAATTAAGAAACTCTCCGCTCGCTTCATTCAGACCTGCCAGCCTAGACATAGGCAACCCACTATTTTTCTGATGAATAACGCGTATGCGAGTATCTTTACTTGCGTACTTATCACATATTTTCCCGGAAGAATCTATAGATCCGTCATCAACCAGAATGATCTCAATTTGTTTTAACGTTTGGCAGATTAGGGATTGAATACACTTGTCTAATGTGTCCTGCATATTATAAACAGCCACAACAACGCTAACTAATGGTTTGGTTACCATACACTTATACTCCTTTTGTATTCACACATCGATTCGGAGGACATTAATTTAACGCTAGTGTTATATAGTACCTAGTACTTGTTTTATCTTTCTCTTAAATATGAAACCGGCTGTAATTGCGGAAATGATATCAGATATAGGTTCTGCTAAAAATATGCCTATTACACCAAAAAAACTTGGTAGTATTATTGCTAGTGGTATCAAAAGTATGATCTTTCTCAAACAGGCCAAAAAAAGGGATGTTTTTGCTTGACCGAGTCCTACAAGTGTACATTGAACGCCTGACTGAATGCCAAAAATCCCCCACCCACAAACAAATATGGGCATCATATATGTAACAATATTTATCATTTCAAAATTATCTGTAAAAAGTGATGCGAAAAAAGTTGGAAATAACATTATGATAGCTACAATTAAAGATCCAATGATGATATGCAAAGCAAACCCTAGCCGATATGCTGTTTTGACCCTAATATAATTTTTTGCTCCGTAATTATAACTGATAACAGGTTGGACTCCTTGTGTGATTCCGTTGCAAAAAATATATATCAATTGCATTACACTTGTAATAATCGTCATTGCTCCTACATAATAATCACCTCCATATTTTTGTAACCCAGAATTAAAAATGATATTAATAAGGCATTCAGTAAGCTGCATAATAAAAGGGGAAACCCCTAATGCCAAAATGGGAAGAATCACTTTTTTATCCAACTTGATATACTTCTTTTTCAAGCGTAAAGCACTTTTGTTAGATAAAAGATATCGAACAATCCATAAAGTACTAGCTGCTTGAGAAATAATTGTTGCAAGAGCCGCACCCTTAACACCTAAATCTAATGTAAATATAAAAATAGGGTCTAAAATGATATTGAGGATTGCTCCAATTAAAACAGATATCATTGCTATTTTGATTTTCCCTTGTGAAGCAATAAAACTATTTAGACCCAATGAAAATTGAACGAATAAGGTGCCTAGAAGATATATA
This window of the Paenibacillus sp. FSL R10-2734 genome carries:
- a CDS encoding AzlC family ABC transporter permease, whose translation is MNDQRMMFRRGFKDSVAIVAGFIPACFTFGLVGKGLGLGSLEVFLLSALVFAGASQFIGVKMLAAGAAAPVILLLILIINLRYLFISLSFGGQLNRNISTLARTWIGFSLTEEVYAVSMIPRELPNPKSENEKTNQPLELPYLLGLQIPPYVANLIATTLGIMLASYIPALYLPALNTSLYALLIALVVPQLKGSLRNMAICISAAGSSWLLHPFLGNSSILIAMLIGMAVGSLFRARVKAEKEVSV
- a CDS encoding ABC transporter substrate-binding protein; its protein translation is MREKHARKHKFFSICAVLVMVTLAASVFITPSSNGKVTIDIGFQSITAQTWGALIIKEQQLFERKLKVRYPYIDFNIQWHDEVSGSVINNNMLAHKYQIGYMGDMPSIINLYNGYLHEEYNSRLLAIDGKGVGGKNQSILVSQDSGINDIFDLVGRTVSVPIASSTHKMLLDILSQNDLLDKVEIINQDIPTAYNMITTGKIEALAAWEPYPSYLMQNDQMIKLIDGEVTGNDYLAGIMIDDDWAKKNSDYTSLFLESIKESHEFLRKNPDESVSIISRESGFPPEVIASVLKNIDWEMEITSSNRDTLKNNYEFLYELGLLKDFPVEAYLNTVKGKN
- a CDS encoding AzlD domain-containing protein codes for the protein MTILIIIGMAVITFLFRFVPLLLTKHKNESSKVQGLLEYLPIAVLSALTVPGIIQVDPDVNLVGIASGTVAVILVLIRKIPLLLVILGSVSAALLVKMLTMYF
- a CDS encoding MATE family efflux transporter codes for the protein MNLIKSTTDRKIVIDENKSGSSNLGTTPVPRLIVSLAIPAIVAQVINALYNIVDRIYIGMIPGVGDMAMTGVGVCFPIIILVSAFAQLIGSGGAPLASIELGKGNKDRAEAILGSSAASLFVISIFLTIVLQTTKNPILLLFGASEKTIEYANQYLFIYLLGTLFVQFSLGLNSFIASQGKIKIAMISVLIGAILNIILDPIFIFTLDLGVKGAALATIISQAASTLWIVRYLLSNKSALRLKKKYIKLDKKVILPILALGVSPFIMQLTECLINIIFNSGLQKYGGDYYVGAMTIITSVMQLIYIFCNGITQGVQPVISYNYGAKNYIRVKTAYRLGFALHIIIGSLIVAIIMLFPTFFASLFTDNFEMINIVTYMMPIFVCGWGIFGIQSGVQCTLVGLGQAKTSLFLACLRKIILLIPLAIILPSFFGVIGIFLAEPISDIISAITAGFIFKRKIKQVLGTI
- a CDS encoding glycosyltransferase, which encodes MVTKPLVSVVVAVYNMQDTLDKCIQSLICQTLKQIEIILVDDGSIDSSGKICDKYASKDTRIRVIHQKNSGLPMSRLAGLNEASGEFLNYIDADDWCEPNMMELLYNAASKNNADIVFCSAYRHRNDGIARICNLPIDEGLYTKNDIHDCYILPLYGDLKTDNLITTGYVWCSFFRKSILRNIKFYKDICMHEDEIIVIQALSRAKSIYVIADPLYNYNRLAPNSLSKRTIYWENYWENIIDVYEAKREFSCNFFTDDSEYMDRLTTYLYLKLFRSIRNETHYTNPAGIWGGLKNVYKLKSKKYLFKNKKYIVKSEFSPVERSLIRLTNCRLYFLVYIYYLIKCNRMRTYVEKTKN
- a CDS encoding ABC transporter permease, which gives rise to MNYRSERNVSFLVNLFRILASFAIFLLIISVLKIIDWKFLVTFSYIPSIQDIIHECVSVFSDLEIYGNILITLGRVYSGFICAVILAIPFAILITENRLVRHYIYPVFEFIRPIPNVAWVPISIVLFQSINSSMLFITFIGAFFPILINSVEGLGNINENYIKISKSFHVTRWVYITEVMIPATFPNIFTGLLLGMSGSWLGVVVAEMISGQSGIGYLTWVNYTLLNMSGVVMCMFIIGGLGAFSTWLLRKVNYFSIRM
- a CDS encoding ATP-binding cassette domain-containing protein is translated as MCNNSKNCVEIKNLSKTFTRPNGEKVIICDNLDLYIEKGKISSIIGSSGCGKTTLLNMIAGFENYDGGEIYLAPNCKIGILFQNNVLFPWKTIMQNILFACRNYFEDPKAVIREYLAKVGLSEVENCYPNELSGGMNQRIALLRILLTSPDLIILDEAFGALDYQNRHEMQNLFLELHKERKFTALVVTHDMLEAITLGDNIFIFYDQPLKFNIIQNSVKSDGNYSSIIDQVESIFSRTNN
- a CDS encoding PRK06851 family protein, which gives rise to MNGTILNFFAGGNTAHGFYSLYESSLQNLTRLYVLKGGPGTGQTKLIREIGEHLNQQGLEIWFIHTASDNDSFDGVIIPKLNVAIVDGTAPRIINPELPEESIVFVDLEQAADQFQLSQHKLEIDNLVGAIKQEHELAYAGFAEALRIHDEWEAIYIAKMNFQAADELTQEYIQLLYGDQKFEKSNRVDHRFLGAATPKGAVDFVPNLTAGLKRYLVKGRAGSGKSTLLKKIAAEGIKRGFDVEIYHCGFDPNSLDMIIVRELEFAIFDSTAPHEYYPDRATDEIVDMYSRCIQPGTDEEYSEAIAGIKERYSSTMKQSTQHLTDAKVFLNALKQIYTSTVDFERVAQIKSQIVQEINEIVESPLEV
- a CDS encoding alpha-galactosidase; the encoded protein is MKESYAITVSLGSGRKIKFDNLSFGRPYDFDNEYLNINIGKNDENDIVVSTKDTLDWIKEIRYRFTFEMRNYSKVIAPDSGRWFLRYMSLIDFWRNSREFTSNIGDIKIPLFMFLNNDGSVGNAVGVIGQNIETQFMIIEPESNRALNVHTGNIILDIVRGNDIYPIKSSVYSEKVFHYTSYAGESKPWLLVQRDFADQQRQKYTIKEQYLEKALEPMWCSWVDWDSKDINTEMLLSNIKSGVELGINNFIIDDGWYGNGLDSDYSIDMDIGDWEPDPQKIPDMNLLVAIAHDIGARLIIWCAPHAVALKSKAYQENKNYLIADANGEPYLNEPQYYSYCFQSPEGREIMAEICLKLMDKWGFDGAKYDLFNWVPDIECQNPNHNHDTQSMIQGLEKTFARIEEKTKVKNPDYIVELKQNYGTLFNMRYGNLMRAGDAPFDLETNYQRTLHVQSYTPYALNDYQSFTVNDTKEDVACTIIKMLAAGVPAYGVNFSKLSEEIKKVIKYYNSFYKENLETFKNFRIPLNPANTSMLVEGADKKFVFLLPPINIVDIAGKDVVVFNGSYRDTIIINNIVPTNYNVIVKDCFGDKVYRNTVINQLEEFNVPIGGSITIEH